In one Oscillospiraceae bacterium genomic region, the following are encoded:
- the fba_2 gene encoding fructose-1,6-bisphosphate aldolase, class II produces the protein MPLIPMRPVLDATVRYGYAQGAFNVNAVCQAKAVIEVHELFRSPAILQGADLANGFMGGRADFQNATLEDKKIGARNIADAVKKYAGHSPIPVVLHLDHGKNFDSCAAAIEGGYTSVMIDGSSLPFGENVELTREVVKYAHARGVSVEGELGVLAGVEDHVFAANSTYTNPLSAIEFFQKTGVDALAISYGTMHGASKGKDVKLRREIPTAIRECMNHEGIRGTLVSHGSSTVPRYIVDEINALGGDVQNAHGISKEELKAAIPCGIGKINVDTDIRLAVTRNLRELFRDRPGLAADPRVGEIAALLSARKEAFDLRVFLTPIMDTVMYGKAETEALKLITAAIERGVKEAVGTLVVEFGSVGRAPLVEQVSLEEMAERYRKGL, from the coding sequence ATGCCTTTGATTCCAATGCGTCCGGTGCTGGACGCCACGGTCCGATACGGCTACGCCCAGGGGGCGTTCAACGTCAACGCGGTCTGCCAGGCCAAGGCCGTCATCGAGGTCCACGAGCTGTTCCGCTCCCCCGCCATCCTCCAGGGCGCGGATCTGGCCAACGGCTTTATGGGCGGGCGCGCCGACTTCCAGAACGCCACCCTGGAGGACAAGAAGATTGGCGCGAGGAACATCGCCGACGCGGTGAAGAAGTACGCCGGGCACTCCCCCATCCCCGTGGTGCTCCACCTGGACCACGGCAAGAACTTCGACTCCTGCGCGGCCGCCATCGAGGGGGGCTACACCTCGGTGATGATCGACGGCTCCTCCCTGCCCTTCGGGGAGAACGTTGAGCTGACCCGCGAGGTGGTCAAGTACGCCCACGCCCGGGGCGTGAGCGTGGAAGGGGAGCTAGGCGTGCTGGCGGGGGTGGAGGATCACGTCTTTGCCGCCAACTCCACCTACACCAACCCCCTCTCCGCCATCGAGTTCTTCCAAAAGACCGGGGTGGACGCCCTGGCCATCAGCTACGGCACCATGCACGGGGCCAGCAAGGGGAAGGACGTGAAGCTGCGCCGGGAGATCCCCACCGCCATCCGGGAGTGCATGAACCACGAGGGCATCCGGGGGACGCTGGTCTCCCACGGCTCCTCCACCGTGCCCCGCTATATCGTGGACGAGATCAACGCCCTGGGGGGCGACGTTCAAAATGCCCACGGCATCTCCAAGGAGGAGCTGAAGGCGGCCATCCCCTGCGGCATCGGTAAAATTAACGTGGATACCGACATCCGCCTGGCCGTGACCCGCAACCTGCGGGAGCTCTTCCGGGACCGGCCCGGCCTGGCCGCCGACCCCCGGGTGGGGGAGATCGCGGCCCTGCTCAGCGCGCGTAAGGAGGCCTTCGACCTCCGGGTGTTCCTCACCCCCATCATGGACACCGTGATGTACGGCAAGGCGGAGACCGAGGCCCTCAAGCTCATCACCGCCGCCATCGAGCGGGGCGTGAAGGAGGCCGTGGGCACCCTCGTGGTGGAGTTCGGCAGCGTGGGCCGCGCCCCCCTGGTGGAGCAGGTCTCCCTGGAAGAGATGGCTGAGCGCTACAGGAAGGGGTTATAG
- a CDS encoding DNA-binding response regulator, protein MEEPKIRVMVAEDMSLLREDFCDTVDAQADMEIVGAAATGEEIVRLSGQTPCDVILMDIEMETTDAGIRAAEVILARDPGVKILFLTAHETDEMITSAMGTGAVDYVVKGCEEERLLEHIRRAHQGRAELEPRVQQTVMQEYARLRRSERSLIFFINNVARLTPAEHELVRLLLQDRKVAEIARLRCVEVVTVKTQIKGLLNKFGCSRSKEIVQMIRQMNLEHLFQ, encoded by the coding sequence ATGGAGGAACCAAAAATCCGCGTCATGGTGGCGGAGGATATGTCCCTGCTGCGGGAGGATTTCTGCGATACGGTGGACGCCCAGGCGGACATGGAGATCGTGGGCGCGGCAGCAACGGGGGAGGAGATCGTCCGCCTGAGCGGCCAGACCCCCTGCGACGTGATCCTCATGGACATCGAGATGGAGACCACCGACGCGGGCATCCGGGCCGCCGAGGTCATTTTGGCCCGGGACCCGGGGGTCAAGATCCTCTTCCTCACCGCCCACGAGACCGACGAGATGATCACCAGCGCCATGGGCACCGGCGCGGTGGACTACGTGGTGAAGGGCTGCGAGGAGGAGCGCCTTTTGGAGCACATCCGCCGGGCCCACCAGGGCCGGGCCGAGCTGGAGCCCCGGGTGCAGCAGACCGTCATGCAGGAGTACGCCCGGCTGCGGCGCAGCGAGCGGTCCCTCATCTTTTTCATCAACAACGTGGCCCGGCTCACCCCGGCGGAGCACGAGCTGGTGCGGCTGCTGCTCCAGGACAGGAAGGTGGCGGAGATCGCCCGGCTGCGCTGCGTGGAGGTGGTCACCGTCAAGACCCAGATCAAGGGGCTGCTGAACAAGTTCGGCTGCTCCAGAAGTAAGGAAATCGTGCAGATGATCCGGCAGATGAACCTGGAGCATCTGTTCCAGTAA
- a CDS encoding TetR family transcriptional regulator — MSERMRVPTDKKQLRQKRIMTYFIDAADQIIKEEGIGAVTIRKVSDLAGYNSATLYNYFDNLNHLIFLATMNYLEEYNASIPEYIRGCRNSLEIYLAISECFCKYSFASPEIYELLFFTNRDNKLEEYTQQYYALFPERESDGKGPMNKLIHVNDIYSRSALMLADCVADGFMTQENAEDFNDVAMMVYKSLLQDVKDKRIGRDAACAKTMRYYRQILTCYIKPEHHGLLARG, encoded by the coding sequence GTGAGCGAGCGTATGCGGGTCCCTACCGACAAAAAGCAGCTGCGCCAGAAACGGATTATGACCTACTTCATCGACGCGGCCGACCAGATTATCAAGGAGGAGGGCATCGGCGCGGTGACCATCCGCAAGGTGTCCGACCTGGCGGGGTACAACAGCGCGACCCTCTACAACTACTTCGACAACCTCAACCACCTGATTTTCCTGGCCACCATGAACTACCTGGAGGAGTACAACGCCTCCATCCCGGAGTACATCCGGGGGTGCAGGAACTCCCTGGAGATCTACCTGGCCATCTCCGAGTGCTTTTGCAAATACTCCTTCGCCAGCCCCGAGATCTACGAGCTGCTCTTCTTCACCAACCGGGACAACAAGCTGGAGGAGTACACCCAGCAGTACTACGCCCTCTTCCCCGAGCGGGAGAGCGACGGGAAGGGCCCCATGAACAAGCTTATCCACGTCAACGACATCTACTCCCGCAGCGCCCTGATGCTGGCCGACTGCGTGGCGGACGGCTTCATGACCCAGGAGAACGCCGAGGACTTCAACGACGTGGCCATGATGGTCTACAAGAGCCTGTTACAGGACGTAAAGGACAAGCGCATCGGCAGGGACGCGGCCTGCGCCAAGACCATGCGCTATTACCGCCAGATCCTCACCTGCTACATCAAGCCCGAGCACCACGGCCTGCTCGCGCGGGGGTAG
- the nagA_2 gene encoding N-acetylglucosamine-6-phosphate deacetylase, translating to MENSGYWKGGRVLAGGSLRRLDVAVERGRVVSLSEAYCNDKKLPEVDCAGGILLPGFLDLHTHGAAGVDVNAADAEGLRTIGRFFASQGVTGWLCSILTDTREQTLKCIEAARQVIEGGPYGGAALLGIHLEGPCLSAEYKGAMPEHLLMQEADFSLFAEYQRAAGGHVKYVTLSPEIPGAAALIPRLTGELGMVCAMGHSGAGYDAAMACVAAGVRSATHLGNAMRLFHQHDPAIFGAALESGVYVEAICDGRHLHPGTVRLYLKAKGYGRVVAVTDSIMAAGLPDGRYKLGVNDVVVEDGDAKLLNGVRAGSTLTMAQALRNLMAFTGRGPEGVSPLLSANPAALMGWTDRGEIAVGKDADLVLLDGEYNVVRTAVGGGIVYNKE from the coding sequence ATGGAGAACAGCGGATATTGGAAGGGCGGCCGCGTCCTGGCCGGGGGGAGCCTCCGCCGCCTGGACGTGGCGGTGGAGCGGGGGAGGGTGGTTTCCCTCTCCGAAGCGTATTGCAACGACAAAAAATTACCCGAGGTAGACTGCGCGGGGGGCATTCTCCTGCCCGGCTTTCTGGATCTGCACACCCACGGGGCCGCCGGGGTGGACGTGAACGCCGCCGACGCGGAGGGCCTGCGGACCATCGGGCGCTTCTTCGCCTCCCAGGGGGTGACGGGGTGGCTGTGCTCCATCCTCACCGACACCCGGGAGCAGACCCTTAAATGCATCGAGGCGGCCCGGCAGGTCATCGAGGGCGGGCCCTACGGCGGGGCGGCCCTGCTGGGCATCCACCTGGAGGGGCCCTGCCTGTCCGCCGAGTACAAGGGGGCCATGCCGGAGCATCTGCTGATGCAGGAGGCGGACTTTAGCCTCTTTGCCGAGTACCAGCGCGCGGCGGGGGGGCATGTAAAGTACGTGACCCTGTCCCCCGAGATCCCCGGCGCGGCGGCGCTCATCCCCCGCCTGACCGGGGAGCTGGGCATGGTCTGCGCCATGGGGCACAGCGGCGCGGGATACGACGCGGCCATGGCCTGCGTGGCGGCGGGGGTGCGCTCCGCCACCCACCTGGGCAACGCCATGCGGCTTTTCCACCAGCACGACCCGGCCATCTTCGGCGCGGCGCTGGAGAGCGGCGTGTACGTGGAGGCCATCTGCGACGGGCGGCATCTCCACCCCGGCACCGTGCGGCTCTACCTGAAAGCCAAGGGGTACGGCCGGGTGGTGGCGGTGACCGACTCCATCATGGCCGCGGGCCTGCCCGACGGGCGGTACAAGCTGGGAGTCAACGACGTGGTGGTGGAGGACGGGGACGCCAAGCTCTTAAACGGCGTCCGGGCGGGCTCCACCCTCACCATGGCCCAGGCCCTGCGCAATCTGATGGCCTTTACAGGCCGCGGCCCAGAGGGGGTTTCCCCCCTGCTCAGCGCCAACCCCGCCGCCCTGATGGGCTGGACGGACAGGGGGGAGATCGCCGTGGGCAAAGACGCCGACCTCGTCCTGCTGGACGGGGAATACAACGTGGTCCGCACCGCCGTGGGCGGGGGGATAGTCTATAACAAGGAGTAA
- a CDS encoding ethanolamine utilization protein EutG → MKKKLIALALACGLVLSLAACGGGGNAATPAPATPAPATPAPATEPAAPETPAAPSYEPATVRVAYMPNLGSASSLFTAIEQGYFEEVGLTVETTQFQGGPAEIAAMASGDIDISQIGHGAHALCIEGQAVIFQMDQTSLADAVVGNKAKGVTSAADLKGKTIAMSTGTSSEVLLQLALADAGLTMDDVNTVEMDANGIVTAMSSGQVDACATWSPGTVTIKQALGDDYVTIADNATYVDKVTFPSSFITTNGYAEAHRDILVRFSEAIYKANAYRAANIDEVAKLLAKKLELPEDTMLASTGEGDWQGAVDIAGNIDTYRSYYENQQQVFIDSGRITDPVPVDNYVLFDVMADGYAAYQASK, encoded by the coding sequence ATGAAAAAGAAACTCATCGCTCTGGCCCTGGCCTGCGGCCTTGTGCTCTCCCTCGCGGCCTGCGGCGGCGGCGGGAACGCCGCCACCCCCGCCCCGGCGACCCCCGCGCCCGCCACCCCCGCCCCGGCCACCGAGCCCGCCGCGCCTGAGACGCCCGCGGCCCCCAGCTACGAGCCCGCCACCGTGCGCGTGGCCTACATGCCCAACCTGGGCTCCGCCAGCTCCCTCTTCACCGCCATCGAGCAGGGCTACTTTGAGGAGGTGGGCCTCACCGTGGAGACCACCCAGTTCCAGGGCGGCCCCGCCGAAATCGCGGCCATGGCCTCCGGCGACATCGACATCTCCCAGATCGGCCACGGCGCCCACGCCCTGTGCATCGAGGGCCAGGCCGTGATCTTCCAGATGGACCAGACCTCTCTGGCCGACGCCGTGGTGGGCAACAAGGCCAAGGGCGTCACCAGCGCCGCCGACCTGAAGGGCAAGACCATTGCCATGTCCACCGGCACCTCCTCCGAGGTTTTGCTCCAGCTGGCCCTGGCCGATGCTGGCCTGACCATGGACGACGTGAACACCGTGGAGATGGACGCCAACGGCATCGTCACCGCCATGTCCTCCGGCCAGGTCGACGCCTGCGCCACCTGGAGCCCCGGCACCGTCACCATCAAGCAGGCCCTGGGCGACGACTACGTCACCATCGCCGACAACGCCACCTACGTGGATAAGGTCACCTTCCCCTCCAGCTTCATCACCACCAACGGCTACGCCGAGGCCCACCGGGACATCCTGGTCCGCTTCTCCGAGGCCATCTACAAGGCCAACGCCTACCGCGCCGCCAACATCGACGAGGTCGCCAAGCTCCTGGCCAAGAAGCTGGAGCTGCCCGAGGACACCATGCTGGCCAGCACCGGTGAGGGCGACTGGCAGGGCGCCGTGGACATCGCCGGCAACATCGACACCTACCGCAGCTACTACGAGAACCAGCAGCAGGTGTTCATTGACAGCGGCCGCATCACCGACCCCGTGCCCGTGGACAACTACGTGCTCTTCGACGTGATGGCCGACGGCTACGCCGCCTACCAGGCCTCCAAGTAA
- a CDS encoding 3-keto-5-aminohexanoate cleavage protein, translating into MNNEVIITCCLTGSGDSALKSDKVPVTPEEIAASAVKAAQAGATVAHVHVRNPETKQWSRDVELYKETAKLIRECGVDMVLNITAGMGADFVPDPENPMVGGPGSDMITPYERVRHILEIKPEVSTLDCGSMNYAGSAYIATMDMLRETSKYIMDAGVKAEVEVFELGHIWQAKQLIKEGVLAPDCEFQLCMGVPYAAEANPMNMLAMVNALPVGCNWSSFALGKMQMPWVAMSVLHGGNVRVGLEDNIYLGKGHFASNEELVANAREIIERMGAKVVTDPNRAREIMGLKK; encoded by the coding sequence ATGAACAACGAAGTCATCATTACCTGCTGCCTGACGGGGTCGGGCGACTCCGCGCTGAAGAGCGACAAGGTGCCCGTCACCCCCGAGGAGATTGCCGCCTCCGCCGTCAAGGCCGCACAGGCCGGCGCCACCGTGGCCCACGTCCACGTGCGCAACCCCGAAACCAAGCAGTGGAGCCGGGACGTGGAGCTCTACAAGGAGACCGCGAAGCTCATTCGTGAGTGCGGCGTGGACATGGTCCTCAACATCACCGCCGGTATGGGCGCAGACTTCGTGCCCGACCCCGAGAACCCCATGGTGGGCGGCCCCGGCTCCGACATGATCACCCCCTACGAGCGCGTGCGCCACATCCTGGAGATCAAGCCCGAGGTCTCCACCCTGGACTGCGGCTCCATGAACTACGCCGGCTCCGCCTACATCGCCACCATGGATATGCTGCGCGAGACCAGCAAGTACATCATGGACGCCGGGGTCAAGGCCGAGGTGGAGGTCTTTGAGCTGGGCCACATCTGGCAGGCCAAGCAGCTTATCAAGGAAGGCGTGCTCGCCCCCGACTGCGAGTTCCAGCTCTGCATGGGCGTGCCCTACGCCGCCGAGGCCAACCCCATGAACATGCTGGCCATGGTCAACGCTCTGCCCGTCGGCTGCAACTGGTCCTCCTTCGCCCTGGGCAAGATGCAGATGCCCTGGGTGGCCATGAGCGTGCTCCACGGCGGCAACGTCCGCGTGGGCCTGGAGGACAACATCTACCTGGGCAAGGGCCACTTCGCCTCCAACGAGGAGCTGGTCGCCAACGCCCGCGAGATCATCGAGCGCATGGGCGCCAAGGTCGTCACCGACCCCAACCGCGCCCGCGAAATTATGGGACTCAAGAAATAA
- a CDS encoding nitrate ABC transporter permease, with amino-acid sequence MRIKKSSFWSKVPNWVWLLISFAAAICLWLLASKMWPLVFATPAKTGERFLAKAADGTLWVHVGASLFRVICGFGLAFVASIPVAFLMAWYEPFRHVVEPWIQFVRNIPPLAYISLVIVGAGVGEPSKIIVLFIACFLTMVVTIYQGVKGVDTTLLKAARVLGAKERDIFFKVVIPASTPFILVATRLGLSVALTTLIAAELTGASKGLGTMIQRSSGSLDMGTVLMGIIVVGIIGLLFEQIVKFMERRLTGWQETAVQ; translated from the coding sequence ATGAGAATCAAGAAATCGTCCTTCTGGAGCAAGGTGCCCAATTGGGTGTGGCTGCTCATCTCCTTCGCGGCCGCGATTTGCCTGTGGCTTTTAGCGTCGAAGATGTGGCCCTTGGTATTTGCCACCCCCGCCAAGACAGGCGAACGCTTCCTGGCAAAAGCAGCCGACGGAACCCTGTGGGTGCACGTGGGCGCCAGCCTGTTCCGGGTAATCTGCGGCTTTGGTCTGGCTTTCGTGGCCTCTATCCCCGTGGCCTTCCTGATGGCGTGGTACGAGCCCTTCCGCCACGTGGTGGAGCCCTGGATCCAGTTTGTACGCAACATCCCGCCGCTGGCCTACATCTCCTTGGTCATCGTGGGCGCCGGCGTGGGCGAGCCCTCCAAGATCATCGTGCTGTTCATCGCCTGCTTCCTGACCATGGTGGTCACCATCTACCAGGGCGTCAAGGGTGTGGACACCACGCTGCTGAAGGCGGCCCGGGTGCTGGGCGCAAAGGAGCGGGACATCTTCTTCAAGGTGGTTATCCCGGCCTCGACCCCCTTTATCCTGGTGGCCACGCGGCTGGGCCTCTCGGTGGCCCTGACCACCCTGATCGCCGCCGAGCTGACCGGCGCGTCCAAGGGCCTGGGCACCATGATCCAGCGTTCCAGCGGTAGCCTGGACATGGGCACCGTACTGATGGGCATCATCGTGGTGGGTATTATCGGGCTGCTGTTTGAGCAGATTGTGAAATTTATGGAGAGGAGGCTCACGGGATGGCAGGAGACAGCGGTGCAGTAA
- the lcdH_2 gene encoding L-carnitine dehydrogenase, translating to MALIQHNEIKQAAIVGCGVIGAGWAARFLWRGIDVIAYDKFPQAEVGLREVIANSEPALRRVVDVPVEKRGKLTFTTSLEEAVKNADYIQESAPEVQEIKIPLLNEVDKYAKPNAVIGSSTSGLLPSELQAGMKHPERFTTAHPFNPVYLLPLVEICGGKLTSDECKQTAKGIYESIGMKPLLVRVENDGFIADRLLEALWREGVWMVNDNLATTGELDDAIRYGAGLRWALMGTNLTYFLAGGKNGMRHFMEQFGPALKLPWCHMEAPELTDELIDKFVDQTADQAQGQNLRELEALRDNCLVSIMEALSQYDYASGQVLKADRERQAKRLG from the coding sequence ATGGCACTGATTCAGCATAACGAGATCAAGCAGGCCGCCATCGTGGGCTGCGGCGTTATCGGCGCGGGCTGGGCCGCCCGGTTCCTGTGGCGCGGCATCGACGTCATCGCCTACGACAAGTTCCCCCAGGCCGAGGTGGGCCTGCGCGAGGTCATCGCCAACTCCGAGCCCGCCCTCAGGCGGGTGGTGGACGTGCCGGTGGAGAAGCGCGGCAAGCTCACCTTCACCACCAGCCTGGAGGAGGCCGTGAAGAACGCCGACTACATCCAGGAGTCCGCACCCGAGGTGCAGGAGATCAAGATCCCCCTGCTCAACGAGGTGGACAAGTACGCCAAGCCCAACGCCGTCATCGGCTCCTCCACCTCCGGCCTGCTCCCCTCCGAGCTCCAGGCCGGGATGAAGCACCCCGAGCGCTTCACCACCGCGCACCCCTTCAACCCCGTCTACCTCCTCCCCCTGGTGGAGATCTGCGGCGGCAAGCTCACCAGCGACGAGTGCAAGCAGACCGCCAAGGGCATCTACGAGAGCATCGGCATGAAGCCCCTGCTGGTGCGGGTGGAGAACGACGGCTTCATCGCGGACCGCCTGCTGGAGGCCCTGTGGCGCGAGGGCGTGTGGATGGTCAACGACAACCTGGCCACCACCGGCGAGCTGGACGACGCCATCCGCTACGGCGCTGGCCTGCGCTGGGCCCTGATGGGCACCAACCTGACCTACTTCCTGGCCGGCGGCAAGAACGGCATGCGCCACTTCATGGAGCAGTTCGGGCCCGCCCTCAAGCTGCCCTGGTGCCACATGGAGGCCCCTGAGCTCACCGACGAGCTCATCGACAAGTTCGTGGACCAGACCGCCGACCAGGCACAGGGCCAGAACCTGCGCGAGCTGGAGGCCCTGCGCGACAACTGCCTTGTCTCCATCATGGAGGCCCTCTCCCAGTACGACTACGCCTCCGGCCAGGTCCTCAAGGCCGACCGCGAGCGCCAGGCCAAGCGCCTGGGCTAA
- a CDS encoding glucosamine-6-phosphate isomerase has product MEYYHIPAERLGEGAKLPILKLGDSGEVFYELALEMVREIQRNNAAGRRTVFIVPVGPVGQYPIFVRLVNREKLSLKNCWFINMDEYLTDDGKWIDKGSKLSFRGFMDREVYGRIDPALVIPPEQRIFPDPERPGRVQEVIDRLGGVDVCFGGIGITGHLAFNEPQSGLSPEEFALLPTRVLDISPETRAVNAIGDLGGAVEDMPRKCVTVGMKEILSAGKLRLAVFRDWHRAVCRRAAYGEVSASFPATLAQNHPDALLYVNANAAQRPY; this is encoded by the coding sequence ATGGAATACTATCACATCCCCGCGGAGCGCCTGGGGGAGGGGGCGAAGCTGCCCATCCTCAAGCTGGGGGACTCCGGCGAGGTCTTTTACGAACTGGCCCTGGAGATGGTCCGCGAGATTCAGAGGAACAACGCCGCCGGGCGGCGCACCGTCTTTATCGTCCCGGTGGGGCCGGTGGGGCAGTACCCCATCTTCGTGCGCCTGGTGAACCGCGAAAAGCTGAGCCTGAAAAACTGCTGGTTCATCAACATGGACGAGTACCTCACCGATGACGGCAAATGGATTGACAAGGGGAGCAAGCTCTCCTTCCGGGGCTTCATGGACCGGGAGGTCTACGGCAGGATCGACCCGGCGCTGGTGATCCCCCCTGAGCAGCGGATTTTCCCCGACCCCGAGCGCCCCGGCCGCGTCCAGGAGGTCATCGACAGGCTGGGCGGGGTGGACGTGTGCTTCGGCGGCATCGGCATCACCGGCCACCTGGCCTTCAACGAACCACAGAGCGGCCTGTCCCCCGAGGAATTCGCCCTGCTGCCCACCCGGGTGCTGGACATCTCCCCCGAGACCCGGGCGGTCAACGCCATCGGGGATCTGGGCGGCGCGGTGGAGGATATGCCCCGCAAATGCGTCACCGTGGGCATGAAGGAGATCCTCTCCGCCGGGAAGCTGCGCCTGGCCGTTTTCCGCGACTGGCACCGGGCCGTCTGCCGCCGGGCGGCCTACGGCGAGGTGTCCGCCTCCTTCCCGGCCACCCTGGCCCAGAACCACCCGGACGCGCTGCTCTACGTCAACGCCAACGCGGCCCAGAGGCCCTATTAG
- a CDS encoding ABC transporter ATP-binding protein, with translation MAGDSGAVKVHIDRVVKKFNGRNGEIVALNGVEMDIHENEFVCVVGPSGCGKSTLLNIIGGLDTPTEGHVYVDGSEVDGPGPDRGVVFQQYALFPWLTVEKNVQFGLKLQGKSREECEELTQKYLKMVDLEGFAKAYPKELSGGMKQRVAIARAYAVNPKVLLMDEPFGALDAQTRTQLQQELLETWEKEQKTCFFITHDVEEAIILAQRVVIMSARPGRVKDIVDIDIPYPRDQETKMSPRFLELKNHIWSQVYQEYLAVRK, from the coding sequence ATGGCAGGAGACAGCGGTGCAGTAAAGGTCCACATCGACCGCGTGGTCAAGAAGTTCAACGGCCGCAACGGCGAGATCGTGGCGCTGAACGGCGTGGAGATGGACATACACGAGAACGAGTTCGTGTGCGTGGTGGGCCCCTCGGGCTGCGGCAAGTCCACCCTGCTCAACATCATCGGCGGCCTGGACACCCCCACCGAGGGCCACGTCTACGTGGACGGCAGCGAGGTGGACGGACCCGGCCCGGACCGGGGCGTGGTTTTCCAGCAGTACGCCCTGTTCCCCTGGCTGACGGTGGAGAAGAACGTGCAGTTCGGCCTCAAGCTCCAGGGTAAGAGCCGGGAGGAGTGCGAGGAACTGACGCAGAAGTACTTAAAGATGGTGGACCTGGAGGGATTCGCCAAGGCCTACCCCAAGGAGCTCTCCGGCGGCATGAAGCAGCGCGTGGCCATCGCCCGCGCCTACGCGGTCAACCCCAAGGTGCTGCTGATGGACGAACCCTTCGGCGCCCTGGACGCCCAGACCCGCACCCAGCTGCAGCAGGAGCTGCTGGAGACCTGGGAGAAGGAGCAGAAGACCTGCTTCTTCATCACCCACGATGTGGAGGAGGCCATCATCCTGGCCCAGCGCGTGGTCATCATGAGCGCCCGCCCGGGCCGTGTGAAGGACATCGTGGACATCGACATCCCCTATCCCCGCGACCAGGAGACGAAAATGAGCCCCCGGTTCCTGGAGCTGAAAAACCACATCTGGAGCCAGGTCTACCAGGAGTACCTGGCCGTGCGCAAGTGA
- the pfp_2 gene encoding pyrophosphate--fructose 6-phosphate 1-phosphotransferase — MKDNLIIIHGGGPTAVLNCSLYGAVMEAKQSGAVGRIYGARGGTGGLLRGALLDLGALPQEKLDLLPTTPATAIGTSRDALEGPDYARMAEILREHRIKYVLMNGGNGTMDACGKLARACAGQGVSVMGIPKTMDNDIAVTDHCPGFGSVARYMAGTVRELGVDVRSLPIHVVVLEALGRNAGWATAAAALAREEDGDAPHLIYLPERVFCEEEFLEDVKALYDRQGGVVVVASEGLHDAGGRPIVPPIFQSGRSTYFGDVSSHLAQMVVKRLGIKARSEKPGILGRASIAWQSCVDAAEAEEAGRAACRAALAGESGKMVGFRRLSTAPYACETFLIPIEEVMLGEKVLPAEYITARGSGVTREFCDWCRPLIGGALPETARFD; from the coding sequence ATGAAGGACAACCTGATTATCATACACGGCGGCGGGCCCACCGCCGTGCTCAACTGCTCCCTCTACGGGGCGGTGATGGAGGCAAAGCAGAGCGGCGCGGTGGGGCGTATCTACGGCGCCCGGGGCGGCACCGGGGGGCTGCTGCGGGGGGCGCTGCTGGATCTGGGGGCCCTGCCCCAGGAGAAGCTGGACCTGCTGCCCACCACCCCCGCCACCGCCATCGGCACCTCCCGGGACGCGCTGGAGGGGCCGGACTACGCCAGAATGGCGGAGATTCTGCGGGAACACAGGATCAAATACGTGCTTATGAACGGCGGCAACGGCACCATGGACGCCTGCGGCAAGCTGGCCCGCGCCTGCGCCGGGCAGGGCGTGTCGGTCATGGGCATCCCCAAGACCATGGACAACGACATCGCGGTCACCGACCACTGCCCCGGCTTCGGCTCCGTCGCCCGGTATATGGCGGGCACGGTGCGGGAGCTGGGGGTGGACGTGCGCAGCCTGCCCATCCACGTGGTGGTGCTGGAGGCCCTGGGCCGCAACGCGGGCTGGGCCACCGCCGCCGCCGCCCTGGCCCGGGAGGAGGACGGGGACGCCCCCCACCTGATCTACCTGCCCGAGCGGGTCTTTTGCGAGGAGGAGTTTTTGGAGGACGTGAAGGCCCTGTACGACAGGCAGGGCGGCGTGGTGGTGGTGGCCAGCGAGGGCCTGCACGACGCCGGGGGCAGGCCCATCGTGCCCCCCATCTTCCAGAGCGGGCGCTCCACCTACTTCGGGGACGTGTCCTCCCATCTGGCGCAGATGGTGGTCAAGCGCCTGGGCATCAAGGCCCGCAGCGAGAAGCCGGGCATCCTGGGCCGGGCCTCCATCGCGTGGCAGTCCTGCGTGGACGCCGCCGAGGCCGAGGAGGCGGGCCGGGCCGCCTGCCGGGCGGCGCTGGCGGGGGAGAGCGGCAAGATGGTGGGCTTTCGCCGCCTGTCCACCGCCCCCTACGCCTGCGAGACCTTCCTCATCCCCATCGAGGAGGTCATGCTGGGGGAGAAGGTGCTGCCGGCGGAGTATATCACCGCCCGGGGCAGCGGCGTGACGCGGGAATTCTGCGACTGGTGCCGCCCCCTGATCGGCGGGGCGCTGCCGGAGACGGCGCGGTTTGACTGA